In one Triticum urartu cultivar G1812 unplaced genomic scaffold, Tu2.1 TuUngrouped_contig_9316, whole genome shotgun sequence genomic region, the following are encoded:
- the LOC125532190 gene encoding uncharacterized protein LOC125532190 isoform X1, whose product MDPVKSAELQAQLKEMRAELKERSLPGAKVTKGPPSEILPFLAEVVKKNRAELREAYSNREPPILRLNSRQDPCASPPGTAGSDRGGGEVTCMETLFSKYIVDRNIHPCQIKTYTVYN is encoded by the exons ATGG ACCCGGTCAAGTCGGCGGAACTTCAGGCGCAGCTTAAGGAGATGAGGGCGGAGCTGAAGGAACGATCTCTCCCCGGCGCCAAGGTCACCAAGGGTCCCCCCTCCGAGAT CCTCCCTTTTCTCGCGGAGGTGGTGAAGAAGAACAGGGCGGAGCTGCGGGAGGCGTACAGCAACCGCGAACCACCCATCCTCCGTCTCAACTCCCGGCAAGACCCGTGCGCATCACCACCAG GAACAGCGGGTAGTGAtagaggaggaggagaagtgaCATGTATGGAAACTCTATTTAGTAAATATATCGTTGATCGAAACATTCATCCTTGTCAAATTAAAACATATACAGTTTATAATTAA
- the LOC125532190 gene encoding uncharacterized protein LOC125532190 isoform X3 codes for MDPVKSAELQAQLKEMRAELKERSLPGAKVTKGPPSEILPFLAEVVKKNRAELREAYSNREPPILRLNSRQDPCASPPAFSEDGEGKEA; via the exons ATGG ACCCGGTCAAGTCGGCGGAACTTCAGGCGCAGCTTAAGGAGATGAGGGCGGAGCTGAAGGAACGATCTCTCCCCGGCGCCAAGGTCACCAAGGGTCCCCCCTCCGAGAT CCTCCCTTTTCTCGCGGAGGTGGTGAAGAAGAACAGGGCGGAGCTGCGGGAGGCGTACAGCAACCGCGAACCACCCATCCTCCGTCTCAACTCCCGGCAAGACCCGTGCGCATCACCACCAG CTTTCTCTGAAGATGGAGAGGGAAAGGAAGCATAA
- the LOC125532190 gene encoding uncharacterized protein LOC125532190 isoform X2 gives MDPVKSAELQAQLKEMRAELKERSLPGAKVTKGPPSEILPFLAEVVKKNRAELREAYSNREPPILRLNSRQDPCASPPGVVMLPAFSEDGEGKEA, from the exons ATGG ACCCGGTCAAGTCGGCGGAACTTCAGGCGCAGCTTAAGGAGATGAGGGCGGAGCTGAAGGAACGATCTCTCCCCGGCGCCAAGGTCACCAAGGGTCCCCCCTCCGAGAT CCTCCCTTTTCTCGCGGAGGTGGTGAAGAAGAACAGGGCGGAGCTGCGGGAGGCGTACAGCAACCGCGAACCACCCATCCTCCGTCTCAACTCCCGGCAAGACCCGTGCGCATCACCACCAGGTGTTGTCATGCTCCCAG CTTTCTCTGAAGATGGAGAGGGAAAGGAAGCATAA